A region of Ferruginibacter albus DNA encodes the following proteins:
- a CDS encoding CoA-binding protein — translation MEKKKTLVIGASENPARYSFLAVNKLAVNQHPVVAIGKKKGRIGSVEIETEKQPFDNIDTVTLYLNPDHQKQYYDYILSLHPKRIIFNPGAENIELYELAQKNNIQPQEACTLVLLSTGQY, via the coding sequence ATGGAAAAAAAGAAAACATTGGTAATTGGAGCGTCTGAAAATCCTGCACGTTATAGTTTTTTGGCTGTAAATAAGCTGGCAGTCAATCAGCACCCGGTAGTTGCCATTGGCAAAAAGAAGGGCAGAATAGGAAGTGTTGAAATTGAAACGGAAAAGCAACCTTTTGATAATATAGATACGGTTACATTATACCTGAACCCCGATCATCAAAAACAATATTACGATTATATCTTATCGCTTCATCCCAAACGGATCATTTTTAATCCCGGAGCAGAAAACATTGAATTATATGAACTTGCGCAAAAAAATAATATACAGCCGCAGGAGGCGTGTACGCTTGTTTTGTTAAGTACAGGTCAATATTAG
- a CDS encoding thiol-disulfide oxidoreductase DCC family protein — MHEKRIILFDGVCNLCNRSVQTVIKNDPQAKFVFASLQSEEGKQLLKQFDLPVSKLDSFVLLQDDKAYTQSTAALKVAAQIKGAWKLLAVFLIVPKFIRDGVYDWIARNRYKWFGKQNECMIPTPELKARFL, encoded by the coding sequence ATGCATGAAAAGCGGATCATATTATTTGATGGAGTTTGCAATCTTTGCAACCGTTCCGTGCAAACAGTGATAAAGAATGATCCACAAGCCAAATTTGTGTTTGCATCCTTACAAAGTGAAGAAGGCAAGCAATTATTAAAACAATTCGATCTGCCGGTAAGTAAGCTGGACTCTTTTGTATTACTGCAGGATGATAAAGCTTATACGCAATCAACAGCCGCATTAAAAGTAGCGGCTCAAATAAAAGGAGCCTGGAAGTTGCTGGCTGTATTTTTGATAGTTCCTAAGTTTATACGGGATGGGGTATATGATTGGATTGCCCGTAACCGGTATAAATGGTTTGGTAAGCAAAATGAATGTATGATCCCAACTCCGGAATTAAAAGCAAGATTTTTATAA
- a CDS encoding aspartate kinase, translated as MKVMKFGGTSVGKPERMHEVSKLITKDEESKIVVLSALSGTTNSLVAISDALSKNDKKAAKEKIDTLEGHYHNFIKELVTGDAAYAKAKTIVAEHFEFLNITLKISHNEALYKDILAQGELLSTKLFCLFLEEAGIDHQYLAALDFMRIDEHDEPALDTIKTLLEQTLKQYPDKKIFITQGYICRNAKSEVDNLKRGGSDYSASLIAAATNSTVCEIWTDIDGMHNNDPRIVNKTRPIEQLSFDEAAELAYFGAKILHPTCIWPAQLAKVPVKLLNTMQPEAAGTTIQEEASSDGVKAVAAKDGIIAIKIKSSRMLLAYGFLRKIFEVFEKYRTSIDMVTTSEVAVSLTIDNDAYLSQIVEELKTFGTVEIDNDQTIVSIVGNEITETEDLLENLFETLKGIPVRMVNYGGSRHNISILIPKAFKEQTLQQLNKGLFGLE; from the coding sequence ATGAAAGTAATGAAGTTCGGTGGCACCAGCGTTGGAAAGCCTGAAAGAATGCATGAAGTTTCTAAATTGATCACAAAAGATGAAGAATCAAAAATTGTAGTGCTATCTGCTTTAAGTGGCACTACCAATTCTTTGGTTGCTATCAGCGATGCGTTATCAAAAAATGATAAAAAAGCAGCTAAAGAAAAGATAGACACATTAGAGGGGCATTATCACAACTTCATTAAAGAACTGGTTACAGGCGATGCCGCTTATGCTAAAGCAAAAACCATTGTTGCAGAACATTTCGAGTTTTTAAATATCACGTTAAAAATATCTCATAACGAAGCTTTATATAAAGACATTTTAGCGCAAGGCGAATTGCTTAGCACTAAGCTCTTTTGTCTTTTCTTAGAAGAAGCAGGTATCGATCATCAATATTTAGCTGCGCTGGATTTTATGCGTATTGACGAACACGATGAACCGGCTTTGGATACTATTAAAACATTGTTGGAACAAACGCTGAAGCAATATCCCGATAAAAAAATATTCATTACACAAGGTTATATCTGTCGCAATGCAAAAAGTGAAGTAGATAACCTGAAAAGGGGAGGAAGCGATTACAGCGCTTCATTAATTGCTGCCGCTACCAATTCTACCGTTTGCGAAATATGGACTGATATTGACGGCATGCATAATAATGATCCCCGTATTGTAAACAAAACAAGACCTATTGAACAATTAAGTTTTGATGAAGCTGCTGAGTTAGCTTATTTCGGTGCAAAGATCCTGCATCCTACCTGCATTTGGCCGGCACAGCTGGCAAAGGTTCCTGTTAAGTTACTAAATACGATGCAGCCGGAAGCAGCAGGTACCACTATCCAGGAAGAAGCAAGCTCTGACGGCGTAAAAGCAGTAGCAGCAAAAGATGGTATCATTGCTATCAAAATAAAAAGCAGTCGAATGTTGCTGGCATATGGTTTTTTAAGAAAGATATTTGAAGTGTTTGAAAAATACCGCACTTCTATTGATATGGTAACTACTTCTGAAGTGGCTGTTTCTTTAACCATAGATAATGATGCTTATTTATCACAGATCGTTGAAGAATTAAAAACATTCGGAACGGTTGAAATAGACAATGACCAAACAATTGTTTCTATTGTAGGAAACGAAATAACAGAAACAGAAGATCTATTGGAGAATCTTTTTGAAACATTGAAAGGCATTCCTGTTCGCATGGTTAACTATGGTGGCAGTCGTCATAATATCTCTATCTTAATTCCAAAGGCGTTTAAAGAACAAACATTGCAACAGCTTAATAAAGGGTTGTTTGGATTGGAATAA